From a single Plasmodium coatneyi strain Hackeri chromosome 4, complete sequence genomic region:
- a CDS encoding Phospholipase: protein MNDEEERIYMYSDIFSHGLSGEENSDDAVEREKRKTKKKKKNLNDNNLKNGENEYSKLRAENSTILNDYFDVEPIKDFTPQVVNASLHSDFLQFPQNKEHTLNIFDGELTVNKHSVQLRKSGFYCIYVENSNNSKWDSIYFGLSKMQVEVNYKLIPQNEEEATQGKTQLRNKQATTREKPQRRKSPSVNPKEEEEELDEGGDEAEEEGEGEESDEVGDVEDEKREPTIIENENLNDEISKICNYNFDQTDILYEESKERKNKKHISKMKGRKKNYYDNLRVKHKKKESVSLEENKTNTENISCTFHNENQIRVSSKKKKYVYLYNCSANSMLHLNVSTCMSLGMTIECRYGLLYCGKYNQIPQDPYTPFRKPVSILSLDGGGILAMSTLIVLNRIENEIRKEIGNDDVKLIDCFDMICGTSAGGLISLALLKEMGLRDVTNLLPSTMQKIFEGNRNLISGILFEGYDINNVKDLFMEKLGSMFMSSYKKVYCFVTATDVKHNPYKLFLLRNYSHKYNAINGESYEGINKVPLWLAAWATASAPTYLKGPSSEDIKDLGFHIKPEIHLVDGALKASNPALIALEECARLNNKNLSAFIKEELDTIVSIGTGKSPTKLTQSVASGKSASTFEIILNSGHLLTRANETHREVLQWLSDRENTYFRFNVPNIGDIDIDSQDVRDFDLIAKATRDYLFDEKFYEIKRLAHKLANNYMRSRYL, encoded by the exons ATgaacgatgaggaggaacgGATCTACATGTATTCTGATATTTTCTCGCATGGTCTGAGTGGAGAAGAAAACAGTGATGATGCAgtcgaaagggaaaagaggaagaccaaaaaaaaaaaaaaaaatttaaacgaTAATAACCTAAAGAATGGAGAAAATGAATACAGTAAACTGAGGGCAGAAAACTCAACCATTTTAAATGACTACTTCGATGTAGAACCCATAAAAGATTTTACCCCTCAGGTGGTTAATGCGTCCTTGCACAGTGACTTTTTACAATTCCCACAGAATAAGGAACACACGTTGAATATCTTCGATGGGGAACTCACCGTGAATAAACACTCTGTGCAGTTGCGCAAGTCTGGGTTCTACTGCATCTACGTGGAGAATAGCAACAAT AGCAAATGGGATAGCATCTACTTTGGGCTGTCCAAGATGCAAGTGGAAGTGAACTACAAACTGATCCCGCAGAATGAGGAGGAGGCAACCCAGGGGAAGACTCAGCTAAGGAATAAACAGGCCACTACTCGGGAGAAACCCCAACGGAGGAAAAGCCCATCGGTGAAcccaaaggaggaagaagaagaattagACGAAGGAGGAGacgaagcagaagaagagggaGAGGGTGAGGAAAGTGACGAAGTGGGCGACGTGGAGGATGAGAAGAGAGAACCCACGATaatagaaaatgaaaacctGAATGATGAAATCAGCAAAATCTGTAACTACAATTTTGACCAGACAGATATTTTGTATGAAGAAtccaaagaaaggaagaacaaaaaacatattagcaaaatgaagggtagaaaaaaaaactactaCGATAACTTAAGGgtgaagcataaaaaaaaggaatctgTTTCGTTAGAAGAGAATAAAACCAACACGGAAAACATTTCGTGCACTTTTCACAATGAAAATCAAATAAGGGTATCttcgaaaaagaagaaatacgTCTATCTATACAATTGCAGTGCTAACAGTATGCTGCACTTGAATGTTAGCACTTGCATGTCCCTTGGCATGACTATAGAGTGCCGCTACGGGTTGCTTTACTGTGGCAAGTACAACCAGATCCCGCAGGATCCTTACACGCCGTTTAGAAAACC CGTTTCCATCCTGTCTCTGGACGGAGGAGGCATCCTGGCCATGTCAACGCTAATCGTGCTGAACAGAATCGAAAATGAAATCCGGAAGGAGATCGGCAACGACGACGTGAAATTGATCGACTGCTTCGACATGATCTGTGGAACAAGTGCAGGTGGATTGATCTCCCTGGCTCTGTTAAAAGAGATGGGGCTTCGAGACGTCACCAACCTGTTGCCAAGTAccatgcaaaaaatattcgaAGGAAACAGGAACCTAATTTCGGGAATCCTATTCGAAGGGTACGATATAAATAACGTGAAAGATTTatttatggaaaaattgggaaGCATGTTTATGTCttcttacaaaaaagtgTATTGCTTCGTGACGGCAACGGATGTGAAACACAACCCGTATAAGTTGTTCCTCCTGAGGAATTATTCTCATAAGTACAATGCAATAAATGGGGAATCCTACGAAGGGATCAATAAGGTTCCATTATGGCTAGCTGCCTGGGCAACTGCATCTGCCCCAACGTATTTGAAAGGACCCAGTTCTGAGGATATTAAAGATCTGGGCTTCCACATAAAACCGGAGATACATCTTGTAGATGGAGCGTTGAAGGCAAGTAATCCCGCTCTTATCGCATTGGAAGAATGTGCCAGACTGAACAACAAAAATCTCTCTGCCTTTATTAAGGAGGAGCTAGATACGATAGTTTCCATAGGGACAGGAAAATCTCCTACCAAATTGACACAGTCAGTGGCTAGCGGAAAATCTGCCTCGACATTTGAAATAATACTTAATTCAGGTCACCTTCTAACTAGAGCAAATGAAACACATCGAGAAGTTCTGCAGTGGCTTTCCGACAGGGAGAATACCTACTTCCGTTTTAACGTTCCCAATATTGGGGATATAGACATCGACAGCCAGGACGTGCGTGACTTTGATTTAATAGCAAAGGCCACACGCGACTACCTCTTCGATGAAAAATTCTACGAGATAAAACGACTGGCGCATAAGCTGGCCAACAACTATATGCGTTCCAGGTATTTATAG